In Stanieria sp. NIES-3757, the DNA window TCTGTGGAGGTAAATATTAATGCTAAAGTGCCTGAACCAATTAAATAATTCAGAATCCCAATTCCTAAAGCAGCGACAATCGTACCTAAAAGATTACCAACACCACCGACAACTACCACCATAAAGGTGTCAACAATATAATTTTGTCCTGTATTCGGCCCCACTGAACCAAGTAAACTTACTGCCACTCCAGCAATTCCAGCTAAACCCGAACCAAGGGCAAATGTTAAAGCATCTACTTTCGCTGTAGGAATACCCAAACAAGAACTCATGCTGCGATTTTGAGTTACGGAACGAATTCTTAAACCCCAAGCAGAACGGTTTAAAAACCAATACACTCCCAGTAAACAAAGAATTGTTAAGCCAATAATAAATAAACGGGCATAGGGCATTTGAAAACCAAGGATTTTTAATCCCCCTCGTAACCAACTAGGGGCTGTAACATCGACGTTTCTAGCACTAAACCACGCCCTAGTTAAAGCAATTTGACCAGTTTTATTAATCAAGAATCCTGTGAGGGTAGCAATTGCTGCGGATAAAGGAATTAAAATAGCGATCGCCCAATTTCTAATTCTTTCCCAATTGGAACGACGACTTAAAACGGTCATCCCTCCAAAAAACAACAGACAAAAGACGATTAAACTAATAATCAACATCCAACTGACACTGCGGACAAACTGACGCAAAATTAAACTGACACCCCAGGTTGCCAAAAGAGTTTCTAGCGGTCGTCCATAAAGAAAGCGAATTACTCCCTTTTCCAAAACTAAACCTGCCAAAGCAGCAACCAAAAATGCCACTGGAATAGCAAAAATAATGTAAAAATCAAACCAAGGCGAACCTAAAGGTTTAAAAACGTTTTGAACTACAAAAGTAGTATATGCACCAAGCATCATTAATTCGCCGTGGGCAAGATTAATTACTCCCATGAGTCCAAAGACAATTGCTAACCCCAAAGCAGCAATTAACAAAACCGAACCAATACTGATTCCATTGAATAAACCTTCTATTAATGCTGTCACTTATCTTATCTATGTGTTAAACTACTAAACTTTAAATAATCAAAAGGGCAAAAAAAGTATTGTTCTTTACTTTTTCTACCCTCTTCAACTAAAAATTAAATTAATTAAGTTGTTGTTTGTCATTGGTTAGTCTAGAAGTCGTGCTAACAACCAATGACTAATCACTAATGACTTATTTAAGTTTTCTCTACTTTGTATTTACCGCCTTTGTTAGGATCAGTCCAATCACAGGCGAAACCTTTAGTCTCTGGAACATACTGATTCCAAGGTACAGGATCGACAGGACCTTCAGTTGACCAAACAATATCAAATAAACCATCATCTCTGACTTGACCGATTCTGACAGTTTTAGAGATGTGGTGATTGGGGAACATTTTCACTTTGCCTTCAGGGGCATCAAATTCTTGACCCACAGCAGCTTTACGTACTGCTTCTAAATCAGTCGTTCCCGCTTGTTCTACTGCCTGTTTCCACAAATAAACCATGATATAGGCAGCTTCCATTGGGTCATTGGTTACTCTGTCTTCACCATATTCTGCTTTGAAAGCTTCAACAAATTTGTTGTTAGTAGGGCTATCTACAGTTTGGAAATAATTCCAAGCTGCGTAGTGACCCAGTAAATATTCTTTACCAATTTGCCGTACTTCTTCTTCAGCGATACTAACAGACATGGTGGGATACTTATCTGCGGTTAATCCTGCACCCTGCATTTGTTTAAACAAAGCAACATTACTGTCGCCATTTAAACTATTGAAAATTACACCACCGTTAGGCAAAGCTGCTTTGATTTTCGTAATAATAGAAGTGACTTCTGTATCGCCCAAGGGTAAATAATCTTCACCAACTACTGTTCCACCTTTGGCTTTTAACTGTTCTTTGATAATGGTATTAGCAGTACGGGGAAAAACATAGTCAGAACCAACTAAGAAGAACTCTTTACCCTTGTTTTCTAACAACCAATCTACCGCAGGTTCAATTTGTTGGTTGGGTGCAGCACCAGTATAGAAGATGTTTTGTGAACATTCTTGCCCTTCGTATTGAACAGGATACCACAGCATGTGTTTTTTCGATTCAAACACAGGCAATACCGCTTTACGACTGGCAGAAGTCCAGCAACCAAATACAGTTACAACCTGATCATTATCGATTAATTTAGCTGCTTTTTCCGCAAAGGTAGGCCAATCAGAAGCACCATCTTCAGTAACTGCTTCAATTTGTTTACCCAATAAACCACCAGCAGCATTGATTTCTTTAATCGCTAGCTTCTCTGCTTCAACGACAGTGGTTTCACTAATTGCCATCGTACCACTGAGAGAATGAAGTATTCCTACTTTAATCGTATCACCACCACTACTAGCAGGAGTAGCAGCATTGGTGGGAGTATTACTAGGTGTCTCAGTGGTATTAGTATCCCCTCCGCCACTAGCACAGGCTTTTAATAAGATGCTAGTGCCAATCCCTGCCGAACCGTAGATAAGAAATTTACGTCGTCCTAATCTTGACATAATTTTTAGATCTGCTTATGTTTTTTTGCTAACTAGAAACAATCCAAAAGAAAAAAATTGTCCAAACGCTGTTGTATCTTAATTAGACTGTTGGGCTGTAATTGTACTGTAAGTTACAAAAAAAACAAGATCGTTATGAACAAAAAAAATTGAGTTTTTTCCCTCTTTGCTTGATTTTGTAGTGCTTGAGGCGATAGTTAAGTTACTGTTAAACTTTTTGATTAGTTATAAAATTAATTACATTTTCTAGCCCTTGTTTTGTTTTCAAATTTGTAAAGACAAAGGGTTTGTCTCCACGCATTTTTTTGGTATCTTGTTCCATAACATCTAAACTAGCACCCACCATAGGAGCAAGATCGATTTTATTTATTACTAATAAATCTGATTTAGTAATTCCTGGTCCTCCTTTGCGAGGAATTTTATCGCCAGCAGCTACATCAATTACATAAATAGTTAAATCGACTAGTTCGGGACTAAAGGT includes these proteins:
- a CDS encoding urea ABC transporter, permease protein UrtB, which translates into the protein MTALIEGLFNGISIGSVLLIAALGLAIVFGLMGVINLAHGELMMLGAYTTFVVQNVFKPLGSPWFDFYIIFAIPVAFLVAALAGLVLEKGVIRFLYGRPLETLLATWGVSLILRQFVRSVSWMLIISLIVFCLLFFGGMTVLSRRSNWERIRNWAIAILIPLSAAIATLTGFLINKTGQIALTRAWFSARNVDVTAPSWLRGGLKILGFQMPYARLFIIGLTILCLLGVYWFLNRSAWGLRIRSVTQNRSMSSCLGIPTAKVDALTFALGSGLAGIAGVAVSLLGSVGPNTGQNYIVDTFMVVVVGGVGNLLGTIVAALGIGILNYLIGSGTLALIFTSTESLKPLVDFFLFFATISMAKVMVFALIIAFLQLKPAGLFPQKGRTAEL
- a CDS encoding urea ABC transporter, urea binding protein, with the translated sequence MSRLGRRKFLIYGSAGIGTSILLKACASGGGDTNTTETPSNTPTNAATPASSGGDTIKVGILHSLSGTMAISETTVVEAEKLAIKEINAAGGLLGKQIEAVTEDGASDWPTFAEKAAKLIDNDQVVTVFGCWTSASRKAVLPVFESKKHMLWYPVQYEGQECSQNIFYTGAAPNQQIEPAVDWLLENKGKEFFLVGSDYVFPRTANTIIKEQLKAKGGTVVGEDYLPLGDTEVTSIITKIKAALPNGGVIFNSLNGDSNVALFKQMQGAGLTADKYPTMSVSIAEEEVRQIGKEYLLGHYAAWNYFQTVDSPTNNKFVEAFKAEYGEDRVTNDPMEAAYIMVYLWKQAVEQAGTTDLEAVRKAAVGQEFDAPEGKVKMFPNHHISKTVRIGQVRDDGLFDIVWSTEGPVDPVPWNQYVPETKGFACDWTDPNKGGKYKVEKT